One window from the genome of Gadus morhua chromosome 16, gadMor3.0, whole genome shotgun sequence encodes:
- the LOC115561014 gene encoding extensin-like: MDHQARDPGDPQDTPRDPQYTPRDPQDTPRDTQDTPKRPPSDPQETPKIPQETPKTPPSDPQETPKIPQETPKRPPIYSKRPPRYPKRHPRYPKETPKDTQDTPRDPQDTPRDTQDTPRDPKETPKRPQRDPQVTPKRHPRYPKRPPRYPKRHPRYPKRPQRDPQVTPKRPPRYPKRPQRDPQVTPKRPPSDPQETPPSDHQETPRDLQYTPRDPQDTPRDPQDTPRDPKETPKIPQETPKRPPRYPNRPPRDPQDTPKRPPRDPQKTRKRPQETPKIPQDTPRDPKRPPADPKRPPRDPQKTRNRPQETPRPHLGDPQ; this comes from the exons ATGGATCACCAGGCCAG AGACCCAGGAGACCCCCAAGATACCCCAAGAGACCCCCAATATACTCCAAGAGACCCCCAGGATACCCCAAGAGACACCCAAGATACCCCAAAGAGACCCCCAAGTGACCCCCAAGAGACCCCCAAGATACCCCAAGAGACCCCAAAGACACCCCCAAGTGACCCCCAAGAGACACCCAAGATACCCCAAGAGACCCCCAAGAGACCCCCAATATACTCCAAGAGACCCCCAAGATACCCCAAGAGACACCCAAGATACCCCAAAGAGACCCCCAA AGACACCCAAGATACCCCAAGAGACCCCCAAGATACCCCAAGAGACACCCAAGATACCCCAAGAGACCCCAAAGAGACCCCCAAGAGACCCCAAAGAGACCCCCAAGTGACCCCCAAGAGACACCCAAGATACCCCAAGAGACCCCCAAGATACCCCAAGAGACACCCAAGATACCCCAAGAGACCCCAAAGAGACCCCCAAGTGACCCCCAAGAGACCCCCAAGATACCCCAAGAGACCCCAAAGAGACCCCCAAGTGACCCCAAAGAGACCCCCAAGTGACCCCCAAGAGACACCCCCAAGTGACCACCAAGAGACCCCAAGAGACCTCCAATATACTCCAAGAGACCCCCAAGATACTCCAAGAGACCCCCAAGATACCCCAAGAGACCCCAAAGAGACCCCCAAGATACCCCAAGAGACCCCAAAGAGACCCCCAAGATACCCCAATAGACCCCCAAGAGACCCCCAAGATACTCCCAAGAGACCCCCAAGAGACCCCCAAAAGACCCGCAAGAGACCCCAAGAGACCCCCAAGATACCCCAAGATACCCCAAGAGACCCCAAAAGACCCCCAGCAGACCCCAAGAGACCCCCAAGAGACCCCCAAAAGACCCGCAATAGACCCCAAGAGACCCCCAGGCCTCACCTAGGAGACCCCCAATAG